The following coding sequences lie in one Sorghum bicolor cultivar BTx623 chromosome 6, Sorghum_bicolor_NCBIv3, whole genome shotgun sequence genomic window:
- the LOC110436304 gene encoding uncharacterized protein LOC110436304 — translation MAEESAIGKKQAKAPSTTYSSSDGPEKYTSPRVHEKLTKYADAARAAHGDDYDVTTEPIDPKLVMRLGGGKQHGRFYMAHSAIDLSSVPTLTQIRKEDQRRGGAPRVPIAPREHSSAQQIAGLPAQVQEVVANQKMMALAYQQHAASVAQHYEQAWSQMSQHMRAMGMSEPPAAFFAPPPTHSAGSNPTPGASPPASASPQVPPPHPGLGPYQSLLQSGQPFGPTPPPTQGYSWPPQGQPGPSQFPTQPGYSWPPQPQPGLSQLPQ, via the exons atggccGAGGAATCTGCCATCGGCAAAAAACAAG CGAAAGCGCCCTCCACCACGTACAGCTCTTCGGACGGGCCCGAGAAGTACACCAGCCCGAGAGTGCACGAGAAGCTCACCAAGTACGCCGACGCAGCTCGAGCGGCCCATGGCGACGACTACGACGTCACCACAGAGCCCATAGACCCTAAGCTCGTGATGAGGTTGGGAGGAGGGAAGCAACACGGGCGGTTCTATATGGCCCACAGCGCCATTGATCTGTCCTCTGTCCCGACGCTGACCCAGATCCGCAAGGAAGACCAGCGTAGGGGCGGCGCACCGCGGGTCCCCATAGCGCCTCGGGAGCATAGCAGTGCGCAGCAGATCGCGGGTCTTCCG GCCCAGGTCCAGGAGGTGGTAGCCAACCAGAAGATGATGGCGCTTGCCTATCAGCAGCACGCGGCCTCAGTTGCGCAGCATTACGAGCAGGCGTGGTCGCAGATGTCCCAGCACATGCGTGCCATGGGAATGAGTGAGCCTCCAGCCGCTTTCTTCGCTCCACCTCCA ACACACTCGGCGGGTTCGAACCCAACTCCAGGTGCTAGCCCTCCGGCGAGTGCTTCTCCACAGGTTCCTCCTCCACACCCCGGTTTGGGTCCTTACCAGAGCCTCCTCCAGAGCGGGCAGCCGTTCGGCCCGACACCTCCACCGACGCAGGGGTACTCGTGGCCGCCGCAGGGGCAGCCCGGGCCGTCTCAGTTCCCCACGCAGCCGGGGTACTCGTggccgccgcagccgcagcccgGGCTGTCGCAGTTACCTCAGTAG